In Aminobacterium sp. MB27-C1, a single genomic region encodes these proteins:
- a CDS encoding CZB domain-containing protein: protein MAQIQVVEQCDFADIADGAIKAHKGWIKRLKEYLDGGSWDVETDPTRCQFGIFLSFVERPDVIDRKNWNELLRHHDELHHLGHKVFEAAKEGNPQEAQYLYEKALGISQILVRTLGDMSSQCRRGKECHKNSTGLIPVSSAENK from the coding sequence ATGGCGCAAATACAGGTTGTTGAGCAATGTGACTTTGCTGATATTGCCGATGGAGCTATTAAAGCACACAAGGGATGGATCAAGCGGCTGAAAGAATATCTTGATGGAGGTTCGTGGGATGTGGAAACTGACCCTACTCGTTGTCAATTCGGCATCTTCCTTTCTTTTGTTGAACGTCCAGATGTAATTGATCGTAAGAATTGGAATGAACTTCTTCGCCATCACGATGAACTCCATCACTTGGGACATAAAGTTTTTGAAGCGGCGAAGGAAGGGAATCCTCAGGAAGCACAATATCTCTATGAGAAAGCGTTAGGGATAAGCCAGATTTTAGTAAGAACTTTAGGAGACATGAGTAGTCAGTGCAGGCGGGGAAAAGAATGTCACAAAAATAGCACAGGGTTAATTCCTGTGAGCAGTGCAGAAAATAAATAG
- a CDS encoding heavy-metal-associated domain-containing protein, producing the protein MGNLKFHVPDMSCAHCVKRITTALEEAGYSGFNVDLETKTVHIETEDPQKIMDILDEAGYSANIEK; encoded by the coding sequence ATGGGAAATTTAAAATTTCATGTGCCAGACATGTCATGTGCTCATTGTGTTAAACGTATAACTACCGCATTGGAGGAAGCTGGGTATAGTGGTTTTAATGTTGATCTCGAGACTAAAACCGTACATATTGAGACGGAAGATCCTCAAAAAATTATGGATATTCTGGATGAAGCTGGGTATTCCGCTAACATTGAAAAATAA